TGAATCTATAGGCAGGAATTTCAGCATACTTGTATCTGAAGAGGACATAAAGGGAAAATATAGAAAATTATTGGACACTATAACTGCTGGCAGGACATGGCGTGGTATGTGTGAAAACAAAAAGAAGGATGGGGGTTCTTTCTGGGCAAATTGTATCATGAGCCCTATTAAAGATGAAAATGGGAATATCACCAATTTCCTTGCTGTGCAGGAAGATATTACAGAAAAAAAAGAGGCTGAAGAAAGGGCAAGGTATCTTTATTCATACGATGACTTGACAGGTCTTTTGACCCGGCAAAGATTTATAGAAGAGGTTGATGCATGGATAGAGCATCACAACTCCCCTGAAGATACAGGCGCCCTTCTCCTGATTGATATAGATGACTTTAAATCTTTAAATGATACATACAGCCACCTTATAGGTGATGAATTTCTTCATCATGTTGCAGGCATGCTCAAGGAAACCATTGAAAATAAAAAGAGGGAAATTTTTTTAAGCCGTTTGGGCGAGGATGAGTTCTCTATATTTATCCCTGCCTGTTCAGAAACAGAGTGTATGTATATGGCTGAAAGGGTAAGAAAAGAGATTGCAGGTATTAATTTTGAGCCGATGTCCGCCCATTTTACAGCCAGCATTGGCAGTGCTGTCTATCCGGAACACGGCACTACAGTAAGTGAACTCTTTACAAAGGTTGACACTGCACTGCGCCGTGCCAAGGAAACAGGGCGGAACAGGTGCCACCTTTACAGCGAAGATGACAGGGACATAGAACATATGCACTCAAGGCTTAATGAAAAGATTAAGATACAAAGCGCTATGGCAGAAGACCGTTTTGAACCGTGGTTCCAACCCATCCTTGATTTAAAAGATAATAAGATTTACCACTATGAGGCGCTTGCAAGGATGAGGGATGAAAAGAGAGGCTTGGTCTTATCAGTGATATAGACAGGATTATTGCGGAAAAGACCATGAGATTGCAGGCAGATATGGCGAAAAAAGGCAGGCATCTGTCCTTTAGCATAAATCTTTCAGCAAAGGATCTTGAGGATGAAAAACTCCTCTTTTTTATCCACTCTAAAATCATAGAAACAGGCGCCCATCCAAACTATCTTATCTTTGAAGTAACAGAGACAGCAGCAGTGCATGATATAAACAGGGTGGTCAAATTTATAAGTGCCATGAAGGGATTGGGGTGCCGTTTTGCTTTGGATGATTTCGGCGTAGGTTTTACATCCTTTCTCTATTTACAGCAGATGCAGGTGGACTATATCAAGATAGATGGTGCGTTTGTCAGACGAATGAATGAGAACACAAATGACCAACTCTTTGTAAGGGCAATGACAGGTGTTGCAAAGGGGCTCGGCATCAAAACTATAGCAGAATTTGTAGAAAATGAGGAAATATTAAATATGCTAAAAGAGTTTGGTGTGGATTATGCGCAGGGGTATGCAGTGGGCAAACCGAGACCGGAATTGCTGGATAGGTAAAATTCATATGTCCTATAATCAACATCCTATAACCGATTCCCAAATAGACTCATTTCCCCCTAAGTTAGTGCTGGAAGGCAACAATATACTGCCTTCTGTAAAAGATTATCTGAAAAAGGGTGAGGAAATATTGCATCTCATGCATATAGAAGGCAAATCAGGGCATGAGATTGTGTGTAACTATACCTTATTAATAGATACACTTTTGAAGACCCTTTATACATTCATTGAAACTGAAATAGGTGGGACGGCTTATCCATGTAAGAATAATTGCAC
This is a stretch of genomic DNA from Deltaproteobacteria bacterium. It encodes these proteins:
- a CDS encoding diguanylate cyclase, with the translated sequence MKWTLMVKIDEKEALKSVEFIRKGIMVSASVVAVFGIILFSMYVRFVVSPIKKMSSAAGQIAAGNYNVFIPVKSTDEVGTLSASFNNMVREIRNRTAELIKLSMVIENSVNVVFIADAGGDIEYVNPMFEKITGWSKDESIGRNFSILVSEEDIKGKYRKLLDTITAGRTWRGMCENKKKDGGSFWANCIMSPIKDENGNITNFLAVQEDITEKKEAEERARYLYSYDDLTGLLTRQRFIEEVDAWIEHHNSPEDTGALLLIDIDDFKSLNDTYSHLIGDEFLHHVAGMLKETIENKKREIFLSRLGEDEFSIFIPACSETECMYMAERVRKEIAGINFEPMSAHFTASIGSAVYPEHGTTVSELFTKVDTALRRAKETGRNRCHLYSEDDRDIEHMHSRLNEKIKIQSAMAEDRFEPWFQPILDLKDNKIYHYEALARMRDEKRGLVLSVI
- a CDS encoding EAL domain-containing protein; the encoded protein is MSDIDRIIAEKTMRLQADMAKKGRHLSFSINLSAKDLEDEKLLFFIHSKIIETGAHPNYLIFEVTETAAVHDINRVVKFISAMKGLGCRFALDDFGVGFTSFLYLQQMQVDYIKIDGAFVRRMNENTNDQLFVRAMTGVAKGLGIKTIAEFVENEEILNMLKEFGVDYAQGYAVGKPRPELLDR